In Moorella sp. Hama-1, a single genomic region encodes these proteins:
- a CDS encoding sugar ABC transporter ATP-binding protein, translated as MPILECNNIKKSFGAVKALEDATICIKPGEIRALLGGNGSGKSTLAKILAGIVKKDHGEIKLDSKTIEISSPSYSKKLGIVVTSQELSLASNLSIEKNLMLSMLPTRYKIFEDHKEIKAKAYDILNKVSLLDIKEKRIGDLPANQQYLIEFAKALIQQPKILIVDEVTSALFSQDFALVKDILLELSQVGASIIFISHRISEIYSVCETVTVMKNGVTVGTYNLKEIKKDELLLKMSDKEFNYNPQVEASGIDKFNKAKTVLALKNFHLPSFGSAIDFEARAGEFIGVSGLQGQGQREFIRSIFGLNGHVQLEIEGKEVSIKSPSEAVKLSIGFLSGDRENEGTFSERSIRENLDAVCNIVLNGGPANYAEIIKNQSIKLHSINQPIKSLSGGNQQKVVFGRWISSKPKILLADDPNKGVDVHARHEVHHILKKLVESGSVVIMNSSDDEELVDISKIIPNCRIIIMYEGSIVKTLTGSDITVQNIISSSLMKGA; from the coding sequence ATGCCGATTTTAGAGTGTAATAATATAAAAAAGTCCTTTGGTGCTGTAAAGGCTTTAGAAGATGCTACTATTTGCATAAAGCCGGGGGAAATTAGGGCGCTTTTGGGTGGTAATGGTTCTGGTAAAAGTACGTTGGCGAAGATTTTAGCTGGAATTGTTAAAAAAGATCATGGCGAGATAAAATTAGACAGCAAAACTATTGAAATTAGCTCACCTTCTTACTCCAAAAAACTGGGTATTGTGGTTACTTCTCAGGAATTAAGCTTGGCTTCTAACCTATCTATCGAAAAAAATTTGATGCTGAGCATGTTGCCGACTCGTTACAAGATATTTGAAGATCATAAGGAAATTAAGGCGAAGGCCTATGATATATTAAATAAAGTAAGTCTTTTAGATATCAAGGAAAAAAGGATTGGCGATCTCCCTGCCAATCAACAATATTTAATTGAATTTGCGAAGGCTTTAATCCAGCAGCCTAAAATATTAATTGTTGATGAAGTAACCTCGGCCCTTTTCAGTCAAGATTTTGCCCTTGTAAAGGATATCTTACTCGAATTAAGCCAAGTAGGCGCATCCATAATTTTTATCTCGCATCGTATATCAGAAATCTATTCAGTATGTGAAACTGTTACTGTCATGAAAAACGGGGTAACTGTAGGAACTTACAACCTCAAGGAGATAAAAAAAGACGAGTTATTACTAAAAATGAGTGATAAAGAATTTAATTATAATCCTCAAGTTGAAGCCTCAGGGATTGATAAATTTAATAAAGCTAAAACTGTCCTTGCTCTTAAGAATTTCCATCTTCCTTCTTTCGGAAGCGCCATCGATTTTGAAGCTCGGGCAGGTGAATTTATTGGAGTCTCTGGTTTACAAGGCCAGGGCCAACGTGAATTTATCCGCAGCATTTTTGGTCTTAATGGCCACGTCCAGCTTGAAATAGAGGGTAAAGAAGTATCTATAAAATCTCCGTCTGAAGCAGTAAAACTAAGCATTGGCTTTTTGTCAGGGGATCGGGAAAATGAAGGTACTTTTTCCGAAAGATCAATTCGCGAAAATCTCGATGCAGTATGCAATATAGTCCTAAACGGTGGTCCTGCTAATTATGCTGAAATTATTAAAAACCAAAGTATTAAACTTCATAGCATAAACCAACCTATCAAAAGCCTTAGTGGCGGGAACCAGCAAAAGGTTGTATTTGGAAGATGGATTAGTAGCAAACCAAAGATATTACTAGCCGACGACCCAAATAAAGGGGTAGATGTCCATGCCCGTCATGAAGTCCATCACATCCTTAAAAAACTAGTAGAATCGGGGTCTGTGGTTATAATGAATTCTAGTGATGATGAGGAATTAGTTGATATAAGTAAAATCATACCTAATTGCCGCATCATCATTATGTATGAAGGTTCAATTGTAAAGACCCTTACCGGTTCTGATATAACTGTACAAAATATCATTTCTTCCTCATTAATGAAAGGAGCCTAA
- a CDS encoding ABC transporter substrate-binding protein yields the protein MKQKRIALVVFFLMIALLSSIVVGCGSGKKEAGNNNQNQQEGFQPKKDKGFVIGFANGYFGNTWRAQFIDQAQKVADKYKKQGIVSEFIVQNVNDDVTQQIQQLNSLIDKGVDALIINPVSPEALAPIVKRAKQKGILIVNVDDPAAYEGTYSVVGDHRSFFGIQVKWLAETLKGKGKIVYISGLAGNSCDKIRTDEAQKILKNYPGIEILGTAPGGWNETKSQEIMTNFLSTYPQIDGVLEQDVMAEGTMRAYEIAGKKMPPFTGDYTFGFLRKWAQHPELQSIGVTYNPGIGADAVEVTVKLLQGYKFKDDVLEPNPLDPNLKNTITVPPAYVVTKEAQPDAPWMQGTSKLTKAISLEEALKLGEGQPDTADLDSVLTEEQVMTFFQPKQ from the coding sequence ATGAAACAAAAAAGGATTGCTCTGGTAGTGTTCTTTCTGATGATCGCTTTGTTAAGTTCGATAGTTGTCGGATGTGGTTCTGGTAAAAAAGAAGCGGGCAACAACAATCAAAATCAACAAGAAGGTTTCCAGCCAAAAAAGGATAAAGGGTTTGTTATCGGATTTGCAAATGGTTATTTTGGTAATACCTGGCGCGCTCAGTTTATTGACCAAGCCCAAAAAGTTGCTGACAAATATAAGAAACAAGGGATCGTCTCTGAATTTATTGTTCAGAATGTCAATGATGATGTTACCCAACAGATTCAACAATTAAATAGTCTAATTGATAAAGGGGTAGATGCCTTAATTATCAACCCTGTTTCTCCTGAAGCCTTGGCTCCGATTGTAAAAAGAGCAAAACAAAAAGGGATTTTAATTGTCAATGTGGATGATCCTGCTGCATACGAAGGAACCTATTCAGTTGTAGGTGACCACAGAAGTTTCTTTGGAATTCAAGTTAAATGGCTGGCCGAGACTTTAAAAGGAAAAGGTAAAATTGTATACATCTCAGGGTTAGCTGGTAACTCCTGCGATAAAATTAGAACTGATGAAGCCCAAAAGATTCTGAAGAACTATCCTGGTATTGAAATACTAGGTACTGCACCAGGAGGATGGAATGAGACAAAATCACAAGAGATTATGACTAACTTTCTATCGACCTATCCTCAGATTGATGGTGTTTTAGAGCAAGATGTTATGGCTGAGGGTACAATGCGTGCTTATGAAATTGCAGGCAAGAAAATGCCACCTTTTACCGGTGATTATACCTTTGGCTTCTTAAGAAAATGGGCTCAACATCCTGAACTACAGTCAATAGGTGTAACTTATAATCCTGGTATTGGTGCCGATGCTGTAGAAGTAACTGTTAAATTACTCCAAGGCTATAAATTTAAAGACGATGTCCTTGAACCTAATCCACTAGATCCGAACTTAAAAAATACTATTACAGTACCACCAGCTTATGTTGTAACCAAAGAGGCCCAACCAGATGCTCCTTGGATGCAAGGCACTTCGAAACTTACTAAGGCTATTAGTTTGGAAGAAGCGTTAAAATTGGGTGAAGGCCAACCCGATACTGCTGATCTTGATAGTGTGTTAACAGAAGAACAGGTTATGACCTTTTTCCAGCCTAAACAGTAA
- a CDS encoding cyclase family protein: MVGENVNIQELNTLFSKAKFIDLSPLLENDMPRFPTHPPFVVNPTVTHEHDGYYCQTVFMAEHTGAHVDAPYHVHIKLKEKTVETLPLNALLGHGIVLDLSKLNLAAGEFATLDDIKRAEKVTNVEIKEGDIVLVNFGWMKYRTTKGDWKKYAGNSPGLDKSVAEYLLAKKIKALGSDTIACGTASINCESKFCWIHELLLSNDIYLLECLANLEQLPAEIFFMALPLKIKNGSGSPIRPVALSYD, translated from the coding sequence TGGCGAGAACGTCAATATTCAAGAGTTAAATACACTCTTTTCCAAGGCTAAATTTATAGACTTGAGTCCTTTACTAGAAAACGATATGCCACGTTTTCCAACCCATCCCCCATTCGTTGTTAATCCTACCGTTACCCATGAACATGATGGCTACTACTGCCAGACGGTTTTTATGGCCGAACATACCGGAGCCCATGTTGATGCCCCTTATCATGTTCATATTAAACTAAAAGAAAAAACAGTGGAGACTCTTCCTCTTAATGCTTTACTCGGTCATGGTATAGTCCTGGACCTCTCTAAATTAAATTTAGCTGCAGGCGAGTTCGCAACTCTCGATGACATAAAAAGAGCAGAAAAAGTAACTAATGTAGAAATTAAAGAAGGCGACATCGTCTTGGTGAATTTTGGTTGGATGAAATATAGGACCACTAAAGGGGATTGGAAAAAATACGCTGGTAACTCCCCCGGACTTGATAAATCAGTAGCCGAGTATCTATTAGCAAAAAAAATTAAAGCCCTTGGATCTGATACCATTGCCTGTGGTACGGCCAGTATTAACTGTGAATCAAAATTCTGCTGGATACATGAACTTCTATTATCAAACGACATCTATTTATTGGAATGTCTGGCAAACTTGGAGCAATTGCCTGCGGAAATATTCTTCATGGCCTTACCTCTAAAAATTAAGAATGGTTCAGGGTCCCCAATTAGACCGGTTGCTCTAAGTTACGATTGA